One Ornithorhynchus anatinus isolate Pmale09 chromosome 2, mOrnAna1.pri.v4, whole genome shotgun sequence DNA segment encodes these proteins:
- the VGLL2 gene encoding transcription cofactor vestigial-like protein 2, with protein MLRSARAPLREAMSCLEVMFPLYGPAQSYLAAAYSPYRQKLFYPKMQDPSESAGGSGSSFSGSGAAPAPVKEEEEGSPEKEREREPPEAEYLGARCVLFTYVPGDVGAVVDQHFSRALSQPSATAATSPSPSPHPARTGRPAGPWRDGSFPMNQRSFPASFWNSTYQPAVPAALTGGLAAHSELPFAADPYGPGPLHGHLHQGAPEAWAHAHHAHHAHHAHPPHPPFALGAQSPAYPAGRPAAMHEVYGPHFDPRYSPLLLPARPHRLPPAAGPAAVGAPCELAKGEPASGAWASPGAAPFPGPAGDMGQSLGLGVDSARRHPFCGGALRS; from the exons ATGCTGCGCTCGGCCAGGGCCCCGCTGCGGGAAGCCATGAGCTGCTTGGAGGTGATGTTCCCCTTGTACGGCCCCGCGCAGTCCTACCTCGCCGCTGCCTACAGCCCCTACCGCCAG AAACTCTTCTACCCGAAGATGCAGGACCCTTCGGAGAGCGCCGGCGGCTCCGGCTCGTCTTTCTCGGGGTCCGGGGCAGCCCCGGCCCcggtcaaggaggaggaggagggcagcccGGAGAAGGAGCGGGAGCGGGAACCTCCCGAGGCCGAGTATTTGGGCGCCCGCTGCGTCCTCTTCACCTACGTGCCAGGGGACGTGGGCGCCGTGGTGGACCAGCACTTCAGCCGCGCCCTCAGCCAGCCCAGTGCCACCGCGgccacctccccgtccccctccccgcatcCGGCCAGGACCGGCCGACCCGCCGGGCCTtggagag ACGGCTCTTTCCCCATGAACCAGCGGAGCTTCCCGGCCTCCTTCTGGAACAGCACCTACCAGCCGGCCGTGCCCGCCGCGCTGACCGGTGGCCTGGCCGCCCACTCCGAGCTGCCCTTCGCCGCTGACCCCTACGGCCCCGGCCCTCTGCACGGCCACCTGCACCAGGGCGCGCCCGAGGCCTGGGCCCACGCACACCACGCGCATCATGCGCACCACGCTCATCCCCCGCATCCCCCCTTCGCCCTGGGCGCGCAGAGTCCGGCCTaccccgccggccggcccgcgGCCATGCACGAGGTCTACGGCCCGCACTTCGACCCGCGCTACAGCCCCTtgctgctcccggcccgcccgcaCCGCCTCCCACCCGCAGCCGGACCCGCGGCCGTCGGCGCGCCCTGCGAGCTGGCCAAGGGCGAGCCCGCCTCCGGAGCCTGGGCCTCGCCGggggccgcccccttccccggccccgcgggggacatggggcagagcctcGGCCTCGGCGTCGACTCAG CTCGACGCCACCCCTTCTGCGGCGGAGCCCTCCGAAGCTGA